Proteins encoded by one window of Bacillus rossius redtenbacheri isolate Brsri chromosome 3, Brsri_v3, whole genome shotgun sequence:
- the LOC134530152 gene encoding nucleolar protein 9 isoform X1, with amino-acid sequence MDNTQPAMYNRNKKRKSSFLVMAKKFAKKGKFGKGSQIDEEKYHYFLRVRETNKAENFQTDGERGLFANNVLVETEGKEVEYSSNQLASRVIEELLDWASGDALSRYMRVFGEDLRPVFCDQFASHVLQKLIVIAATGGTRGGKAGGGEVPGKAAHREWLLKVARYALNNLEEFVRDTHANQVTRAVLECLAGMTPRSTADARAVPESVDVPPAHRELLEEFGRRVEAWPRLPEMVYTDLTAGFVQTLLLALKVKKRKLAHSLVRKLLDECLAVPEPGDDAKGPGDAKDGPPLEPQRLPVFASSSASRVLDVAIMVASSKLRTQIYARCFINNMLPLSKLPYSNFCIQRLLNCHKVKEEVEAMYDELGPNLGQLLGSGKTGVVLSLGQACQRLETRQGSFMQHLAEALQCKNKQEFVPLVLQLSPAAKWEDTPPVHLHGSLLVQTMLRFNKPISVVSGLLAMAPARLRDVLSDPKGCHITDVFVSSEYVGAKSREKLVVALEEQYVRLACSKHGSRSLDALWKASGPKLRERIVKELAGKEAVLDGDRYGCFVAQNLGVGLYRRQERAWREAQAKQVNTRQLFADIIGGRPS; translated from the exons aTGGATAACACTCAACCTGCAATGTATAATCGTAACAAGAAACGAAAGTCGTCATTTCTTGTTATGGCAAAAAAATTTGCAAAGAAAGGAAAGTTTGGTAAGGGAAGTCAAATAGATGAAGAAAAGTATCATTATTTCCTTCGTGTTCGTGAGACGAATAAAGCCGAAAACTTTCAGACGGATGGTGAAcgag GTTTGTTCGCAAACAACGTGTTGGTCGAGACGGAAGGCAAGGAAGTAGAGTACTCGAGCAACCAGCTAGCTTCTCGAGTGATCGAGGAGTTGTTGGACTGGGCCAGTGGCGATGCCCTGTCCCGCTACATGCGGGTGTTCGGGGAGGATCTCAGGCCGGTGTTCTGCGACCAGTTCGCTAGCCACGTCCTGCAGAAGCTGATTGTGATAGCAGCTACGGGAGGGACA CGAGGGGGCAAGGCGGGCGGCGGCGAGGTCCCTGGGAAGGCCGCCCACCGCGAGTGGCTGCTCAAGGTGGCCAGGTACGCCCTCAACAACCTGGAGGAGTTCGTGCGGGACACGCACGCGAACCAGGTGACGCGTGCCGTGCTGGAGTGCCTGGCGGGCATGACCCCCCGCTCCACCGCCGACGCCAGGGCCGTGCCGGAGAGCGTCGACGTCCCCCCCGCGCACCGGGAGCTGCTGGAGGAGTTCGGCCGCCGAGTGGAGGCGTGGCCCCGCCTGCCAG AGATGGTGTACACGGACTTGACCGCTGGCTTCGTCCAGACGCTCTTGCTGGCGCTGAAGGTGAAGAAGCGCAAGCTGGCCCACTCGCTGGTTCGCAAGCTGCTGGACGAGTGTCTGGCGGTGCCGGAGCCTGGCGACGACGCGAAGGGCCCCGGGGACGCGAAGGACGGACCGCCCCTCGAGCCGCAGCGACTGCCCGTGTTCGCGAGCTCATCAGCGTCCCGGGTGCTGGACGTGGCCAtcatggtggcctccagcaagCTGCGAACTCAGATCTACGCCCGGTGCTTCATAAACAACATGCTGCCTCTGTCCAAACTGCCCTACAGCAACTTCTGCATTCAGAGACTATTGAACTGTCACAAAGTGAAGGAAGAG GTGGAGGCGATGTACGACGAGCTGGGGCCGAACCTGGGGCAGCTCCTGGGGAGCGGCAAGACGGGCGTGGTGCTGAGCCTGGGACAGGCGTGTCAGCGGCTGGAGACCAGGCAGGGCAGCTTCATGCAG CATCTAGCGGAGGCTCTGCAGTGCAAGAACAAGCAAGAGTTTGTGCCGCTGGTGCTGCAGCTCTCCCCCGCAGCGAAGTGGGAAGACACTCCCCCCGTCCACCTGCACGGCTCGCTGCTCGTCCAGACCATGCTGAGGTTCAACAAGCCGATCAGC GTGGTGTCGGGCCTGCTGGCGATGGCACCAGCCCGCCTCAGGGACGTGCTGAGCGACCCCAAGGGCTGCCACATCACCGACGTGTTCGTCAGCAGCGAGTACGTGGGGGCCAAGAGTCGGGAGAAGCTCGTCGTTGCTCTCGAG GAGCAGTACGTGAGGCTGGCCTGCAGCAAGCACGGCTCGCGCAGCCTGGACGCCCTCTGGAAGGCGTCCGGCCCGAAGCTGAGGGAGAGGATAGTGAAGGAGCTGGCGGGGAAGGAGGCGGTGCTGGACGGAGACCGGTACGGCTGCTTCGTCGCCCAGAACCTGGGCGTGGGGCTGTATCGACGCCAGGAGCGGGCGTGGCGGGAGGCCCAGGCCAAGCAGGTCAACACCAGGCAGCTGTTTGCCGACATCATCGGTGGACGCCCGAGCTGA
- the LOC134530152 gene encoding nucleolar protein 9 isoform X2 yields MDNTQPAMYNRNKKRKSSFLVMAKKFAKKGKFGKGSQIDEEKYHYFLRVRETNKAENFQTDGERGLFANNVLVETEGKEVEYSSNQLASRVIEELLDWASGDALSRYMRVFGEDLRPVFCDQFASHVLQKLIVIAATGGTRGGKAGGGEVPGKAAHREWLLKVARYALNNLEEFVRDTHANQVTRAVLECLAGMTPRSTADARAVPESVDVPPAHRELLEEFGRRVEAWPRLPEMVYTDLTAGFVQTLLLALKVKKRKLAHSLVRKLLDECLAVPEPGDDAKGPGDAKDGPPLEPQRLPVFASSSASRVLDVAIMVASSKLRTQIYARCFINNMLPLSKLPYSNFCIQRLLNCHKVKEEVEAMYDELGPNLGQLLGSGKTGVVLSLGQACQRLETRQGSFMQHLAEALQCKNKQEFVPLVLQLSPAAKWEDTPPVHLHGSLLVQTMLRFNKPISVVSGLLAMAPARLRDVLSDPKGCHITDVFVSSEYVGAKSREKLVVALELT; encoded by the exons aTGGATAACACTCAACCTGCAATGTATAATCGTAACAAGAAACGAAAGTCGTCATTTCTTGTTATGGCAAAAAAATTTGCAAAGAAAGGAAAGTTTGGTAAGGGAAGTCAAATAGATGAAGAAAAGTATCATTATTTCCTTCGTGTTCGTGAGACGAATAAAGCCGAAAACTTTCAGACGGATGGTGAAcgag GTTTGTTCGCAAACAACGTGTTGGTCGAGACGGAAGGCAAGGAAGTAGAGTACTCGAGCAACCAGCTAGCTTCTCGAGTGATCGAGGAGTTGTTGGACTGGGCCAGTGGCGATGCCCTGTCCCGCTACATGCGGGTGTTCGGGGAGGATCTCAGGCCGGTGTTCTGCGACCAGTTCGCTAGCCACGTCCTGCAGAAGCTGATTGTGATAGCAGCTACGGGAGGGACA CGAGGGGGCAAGGCGGGCGGCGGCGAGGTCCCTGGGAAGGCCGCCCACCGCGAGTGGCTGCTCAAGGTGGCCAGGTACGCCCTCAACAACCTGGAGGAGTTCGTGCGGGACACGCACGCGAACCAGGTGACGCGTGCCGTGCTGGAGTGCCTGGCGGGCATGACCCCCCGCTCCACCGCCGACGCCAGGGCCGTGCCGGAGAGCGTCGACGTCCCCCCCGCGCACCGGGAGCTGCTGGAGGAGTTCGGCCGCCGAGTGGAGGCGTGGCCCCGCCTGCCAG AGATGGTGTACACGGACTTGACCGCTGGCTTCGTCCAGACGCTCTTGCTGGCGCTGAAGGTGAAGAAGCGCAAGCTGGCCCACTCGCTGGTTCGCAAGCTGCTGGACGAGTGTCTGGCGGTGCCGGAGCCTGGCGACGACGCGAAGGGCCCCGGGGACGCGAAGGACGGACCGCCCCTCGAGCCGCAGCGACTGCCCGTGTTCGCGAGCTCATCAGCGTCCCGGGTGCTGGACGTGGCCAtcatggtggcctccagcaagCTGCGAACTCAGATCTACGCCCGGTGCTTCATAAACAACATGCTGCCTCTGTCCAAACTGCCCTACAGCAACTTCTGCATTCAGAGACTATTGAACTGTCACAAAGTGAAGGAAGAG GTGGAGGCGATGTACGACGAGCTGGGGCCGAACCTGGGGCAGCTCCTGGGGAGCGGCAAGACGGGCGTGGTGCTGAGCCTGGGACAGGCGTGTCAGCGGCTGGAGACCAGGCAGGGCAGCTTCATGCAG CATCTAGCGGAGGCTCTGCAGTGCAAGAACAAGCAAGAGTTTGTGCCGCTGGTGCTGCAGCTCTCCCCCGCAGCGAAGTGGGAAGACACTCCCCCCGTCCACCTGCACGGCTCGCTGCTCGTCCAGACCATGCTGAGGTTCAACAAGCCGATCAGC GTGGTGTCGGGCCTGCTGGCGATGGCACCAGCCCGCCTCAGGGACGTGCTGAGCGACCCCAAGGGCTGCCACATCACCGACGTGTTCGTCAGCAGCGAGTACGTGGGGGCCAAGAGTCGGGAGAAGCTCGTCGTTGCTCTCGAG TTGACCTGA